The Vigna unguiculata cultivar IT97K-499-35 chromosome 6, ASM411807v1, whole genome shotgun sequence genome contains a region encoding:
- the LOC114188905 gene encoding CBL-interacting serine/threonine-protein kinase 10, whose amino-acid sequence MESKPNILMQRYELGRLLGQGTFGKVYYGRSAITNQGVAIKMIDKDKIMRTGQVEQIRREISVMRLARHPNIIQLFEVMANKSKIYFVMEYAKGGELFNKVARGKLKEDVAHKYFKQLINAVDYCHSRGVFHRDIKPENILLDENGNLKVSDFGLSALVESKRQDGLLHTPCGTPAYVAPEVIKRKGYDGTKADIWSCGIVLFVLLAGYLPFHDPNLIEMYRKISKAELKCPNWFPPEVCKLLGMMLDPNPDTRIPISTIREHCWFKKEPNVKNKRPVVENNIVSSSGTVDLDQDDCCDGLAAEANGDSVAPLSINAFDIISRSVGFDLSRFFDESFRKKEARFSSRLPASVIISKLEDIAKQLRMKIKKKAAGLLKLEGLEEGRKGVLTIDAEIFEVTPCFHLVEVKKSNGDTLEYQKILKEDIRPALQDIVWVWQSDQQLQSQPSEEELQNTDDQQQQQPQS is encoded by the coding sequence ATGGAGAGTAAACCAAACATCTTAATGCAAAGATATGAGTTAGGAAGATTACTCGGTCAGGGAACCTTTGGAAAGGTTTACTATGGTAGAAGTGCAATAACTAACCAGGGTGTGGCTATTAAAATGATTGACAAAGATAAGATTATGAGAACGGGGCAAGTTGAACAAATCAGGCGTGAAATATCTGTTATGAGATTGGCTAGGCACCCCAATATTATTCAGCTGTTTGAGGTTATGGCTAACAAGAGTAAGATTTACTTTGTTATGGAGTATGCTAAAGGTGGTGAGCTCTTCAACAAGGTGGCCAGAGGAAAACTGAAGGAAGATGTAGCACACAAGTATTTTAAGCAGCTAATTAATGCAGTGGATTATTGTCACAGTAGAGGTGTGTTCCACAGAGACATAAAGCCCGAGAACATTCTATTGGATGAAAATGGGAATCTAAAGGTATCTGATTTTGGATTGAGTGCTCTTGTTGAATCCAAGAGGCAGGATGGTTTGCTCCATACTCCTTGTGGCACACCTGCTTATGTTGCTCCTGAAGTCATCAAAAGGAAGGGATATGATGGCACAAAAGCTGATATATGGTCTTGTGGGATAGTTCTGTTTGTCTTGTTAGCAGGTTATCTCCCTTTTCATGACCCAAATTTGATAGAGATGTATAGGAAGATAAGCAAAGCAGAATTAAAATGCCCTAATTGGTTCCCACCTGAAGTATGCAAGCTATTGGGAATGATGTTGGATCCAAATCCTGATACTAGGATTCCCATATCTACCATTAGGGAACATTGTTGGTTTAAGAAAGAACCTAATGTTAAAAACAAAAGACCTGTAGTGgaaaacaatattgtttctTCTTCAGGTACTGTTGATCTTGATCAAGATGATTGTTGTGATGGTTTAGCAGCAGAAGCAAACGGAGATTCAGTTGCTCCCTTAAGTATAAATGCCTTTGATATTATCTCCCGTTCTGTGGGTTTTGATCTTTCTAGATTCTTTGATGAGAGTTTCCGGAAAAAGGAAGCAAGATTTAGTTCAAGGTTACCTGCAAGTGTCATCATCTCGAAGCTGGAAGACATTGCTAAGCAACTGAggatgaaaataaagaaaaaggctGCGGGTTTGTTGAAATTAGAGGGCTTGGAGGAAGGTAGGAAGGGGGTTTTAACCATTGATGCAGAGATCTTTGAAGTTACACCTTGTTTCCATTTGGTGGAGGTGAAAAAATCAAATGGAGACACATTGGAGTATCAGAAAATATTGAAAGAGGATATCAGGCCTGCTCTTCAGGACATTGTTTGGGTCTGGCAAAGTGACCAACAACTGCAATCACAACCGTCAGAGGAAGAACTGCAGAACACAGATGATCAGCAGCAACAACAACCACAATCATAA
- the LOC114186803 gene encoding structure-specific endonuclease subunit SLX1 homolog 1, producing the protein MRKRRVASVTAAEEEETLQNHGNNRNEEEDSEGNGFFACYLLTSLSPRYKGHTYIGFTVNPRRRIRQHNGEIGCGAWRTKKRRPWEMVLCIYGFPTNVSALQFEWAWQHPVESLAVRKAAVEFKSLSGIGNKIKLAYTMLTLPSWQSMNITVNFFSTKYMKHCGACPSLPAHMKTKIGSLDELPCYSINGLSENEDDNIDDVELDDNNNTSASASVPDVSDDLDSPDSPKNQIHGEKINEAFEWIKESEATEPSGNSLSSQEQHLQISSTTPLMKKSSSSSTTTTLLQRIEIIEEDEFMNVMNKSDSGLSEPAAQSDATLAANTNGSIGKIFVVPHEAEIVDLSTPSPTCRSVLDRKKRRVSSSVTDFIDLTNSPNFVQL; encoded by the exons atgcGGAAGAGAAGGGTTGCATCTGTGACAGccgcagaagaagaagaaactttGCAAAACCATGGCAATAACCGAAACGAAGAAGAGGATAGTGAAGGAAATGGGTTCTTTGCTTGCTACCTCTTAACCTCTCTCAGCCCTCGCTACAAAGGCCACACATACATCGG ATTTACAGTGAATCCAAGGCGCCGGATCAGGCAACACAATGGGGAAATTGGGTGTGGAGCTTGGAGAACGAAGAAGAGGAGGCCATGGGAGATGGTTTTATGTATCTATGGCTTCCCAACAAATGTCTCTGCTCTTCAG TTTGAATGGGCTTGGCAGCACCCTGTTGAATCCTTAGCTGTAAGGAAGGCAGCAGTGGAATTTAAATCCCTCTCAGGAATTGGCAACAAGATTAAACTTGCATACACAATGCTCACCCTTCCATCATGGCAAAG CATGAATATCACTGTGAACTTCTTCTCCACTAAGTACATGAAACACTGTGGTGCTTGTCCGAGCTTGCCAGCACACATGAAGACCAAAATTGGCTCACTGGATGAACTTCCATGCTATAGTATCAATGGTTTGTCAGAGAATGAAGATGATAATATTGATGATGTAGAATTGGACGATAATAACAATACTAGTGCTAGTGCTTCTGTTCCGGATGTGAGTGATGACTTAGACTCTCCTGATTCACCAAAAAATCAAATCCACGGGGAGAAGATTAATGAAGCATTTGAGTGGATTAAAGAATCTGAAGCAACAGAACCATCAGGTAATTCATTGTCTTCACAAGAGCAGCACCTACAGATTAGTTCTACAACACCACTGATGAagaaatcatcatcatcatcaacaacaacaactttATTACAAAGAATAGAGATCATTGAAGAAGATGAGTTTATGAATGTGATGAATAAAAGTGATTctggtttgagtgaaccagcaGCACAATCGGATGCTACATTGGCAGCCAATACAAATGGAAGTATTGGCAAAATATTTGTTGTGCCTCATGAAGCTGAGATTGTTGATTTGTCCACCCCTTCTCCTACTTGCAGAAGTGTTTTGGACAGGAAAAAGAGAAGAGTTTCTTCATCTGTTACTGATTTTATTGACTTAACAAACTCCCCTAACTTTGTTCAGTTGTAA
- the LOC114187307 gene encoding uncharacterized protein LOC114187307, with amino-acid sequence MCPLRFILVFLSATLAGFFVLRNLRSQPPTAEDDGDTVVVPSNPKISDSSDASSNATSKVSALVVSGFWTFVDMASGRYLWRHLVSNSSKRS; translated from the exons ATGTGTCCTCTCAGATTCATTCTCGTATTCTTGTCCGCAACCCTCGCCGGTTTCTTCGTCCTCCGGAACCTCAGATCTCAGCCTCCGACCGCCGAAGACGACGGTGACACGGTAGTTGTCCCATCCAACCCCAAAATCTCAGACTCCTCCGATGCTTCCTCCAACGCCACTTCCAAG GTTAGCGCTCTGGTAGTGTCTGGGTTCTGGACCTTCGTGGATATGGCTAGTGGGCGGTATCTGTGGAGGCATTTGGTCTCTAACTCTTCCAAGAGATCGTGA
- the LOC114186957 gene encoding uncharacterized protein LOC114186957, whose product MPSEDSLRQKLKKRTKHVVSIPRNSLRTKKDEISFERNGALGKGNESEGKLKKRVNFKGKHLSEEIEERGKLKTLDSSDKKNRVYAKEGRDKNGKLEKGVATSKKRTLFEKGEKKVKNGPVEGNSGHRSMWVPGKLRNVGSKVKRLTHTMKERKENVVLATAKPKGRGKEEGKMEFVGEDDQRSGLVKRSREKKFELGKRKSNEVVSPSSYVNKKARDKMGLDHDDAETLDERPKKKKRVIKLDPHDISNKRLDDGIGVNGSKEEKEKKKESEKEPKMSKNAQFRAIQPSPSILSFVEKNLLGRRRTIDLRRAGYNIDLSAPLDNIPFSSSSERERIEENVFRNKLDFFAAAKVSSSFPPPSLPEIAFAGRSNVGKSSLLNALTRQWGVVRTSEKPGLTQTINFFKLGTKLCLVDLPGYGFAYAKEEVKESWEELVKEYVSTRAGLKRVCLLIDTKWGMKPRDHELIELMERSKTKYQIVLTKTDVVFPIDVARRAMQIEESLLQNKSVVKPLMMVSSKSGAGIRSLRTVLANITRFAKR is encoded by the exons ATGCCTTCTGAGGACAGTTTAAGACAGAAGCTTAAAAAGAGGACCAAACATGTAGTAAGCATTCCAAGAAACTCTTTGAGAACTAAGAAGGATGAAATTTCTTTTGAGAGAAATGGGGCCCTTGGTAAAGGAAATGAATCCGAGGGAAAGTTGAAGAAAAGGGTGAACTTTAAGGGAAAGCATTTAAGTGAAGAAATTGAGGAGAGAGGGAAGTTGAAGACTTTGGATTCTTCTGATAAGAAGAATAGGGTATATGCGAAGGAGGGGAGGGATAAAAATGGGAAGTTAGAGAAGGGTGTTGCAACATCCAAGAAGAGAACTTTGTTTGAGAAAGGTGAGAAGAAAGTGAAAAATGGTCCTGTTGAAGGGAACAGTGGCCATCGTTCAATGTGGGTTCCTGGTAAGTTAAGGAATGTTGGTTCCAAGGTGAAGCGTTTGACTCACACgatgaaggaaagaaaggaaaatgTCGTTTTGGCTACTGCTAAACCGAAAGGCAGGGGAAAGGAGGAGGGTAAAATGGAATTTGTTGGGGAAGATGATCAACGAAGTGGTTTGGTGAAGAGAAGTAGAGAGAAGAAATTTGAATTGGGCAAAAGGAAAAGTAATGAAGTTGTGTCTCCTTCGAGTTATGTCAATAAAAAAGCCAGAGATAAAATGGGATTGGACCATGATGATGCTGAGACACTAGATGAGCgcccaaagaagaagaaaagggtgATAAAACTTGACCCCCATGATATCTCAAACAAGAGGCTAGATGATGGCATTGGGGTTAATG GAAGTAAAGaggagaaggaaaagaaaaaggagtcTGAGAAAGAGCCTAAAATGTCCAAGAATGCCCAGTTTCGTGCAATTCAGCCCAGCCCTTCAATACTATCCTTTGtggaaaaaaat CTTTTGGGTAGGAGGCGCACCATTGACCTAAGAAGGGCAGGTTACAATATAGATCTTTCTGCACCATTAGATAATATTCCCTTCTCTAGCAGTTCAGAAAGAGAGAGAATCGAAGAAAAT GTTTTTAGGaataaattggatttttttgCTGCGGCAAAGGTCTCATCATCATTTCCACCTCCTAGTCTTCCAGAGATTGCATTTGCTG GTAGGTCAAATGTCGGGAAGTCATCGCTTCTTAATGCCCTCACTAGACAGTGGGGGGTTGTGCGGACATCAGAGAAGCCTGGCCTTACACAG ACAATTAACTTCTTCAAGCTGGGAACAAAACTCTGCTTAGTTGATTTGCCAGGATACGGATTTGCTTATGCaaaagaagaagtaaaagaaTCTTGGGAGGAACTT GTGAAGGAGTATGTTTCCACAAGAGCTGGCCTCAAACGAGTATGTCTTCTGATTGATACAAAGTGGGGTATGAAACCAAGAGATCATGAACTAATTGAATTAATGGAGAG ATCAAAAACTAAATATCAGATTGTATTAACCAAGACAGATGTGGTCTTTCCAATTGATGTGGCTCGACGAGCCATGCAAATTGAAGAG AGCCTCTTGCAGAACAAGTCTGTAGTTAAGCCTCTG ATGATGGTAAGCTCAAAATCTGGAGCAGGAATCCGAAGCTTGAGAACTGTTCTAGCCAACATTACTCGATTTGCCAAAAGATAG
- the LOC114186566 gene encoding CBL-interacting serine/threonine-protein kinase 11-like: MPEIEQVAMEDTALFGKYELGRVIGCGAFAKVHYARNVQTGQSVAVKIINKKKLNGTGLAGNVKREITIMSKLHHPNIVRLHEVLATKNKIFFIMDFIRGGELFGKISKGRFSEDLSRKYFHQLISAVGYCHSRGVFHRDLKPENLLLDENGDLRVTDFGLSAVRDQIRPDGLLHTLCGTPAYVAPEILSKKGYDGAKIDIWSCGVVLFVLSAGYLPFNDPNLMVMYKKIYKGEFRCPRWMSPELRRFLSKLLDTNPETRITVDGMLRDPWFKKGYKEVKFHEEDFMSGSGIGYGPKDERIMNLNAFDIISFSAGLDLSGLFGESVEGDRLVTRESPEKVLEMAEEVGAAADMAVRWKKECGVELEDFNGRFGFEVEVYRLTAELTVVEAWKRCGDGVTFKSVWEEKLKPLLVGGATTSHNSEEEQPLQQPESQPVAGD, encoded by the exons ATGCCGGAGATCGAGCAGGTGGCGATGGAGGACACTGCCTTGTTCGGAAAGTACGAGCTCGGGCGCGTTATCGGGTGCGGCGCCTTCGCGAAGGTGCATTACGCGCGCAACGTGCAGACGGGGCAGAGCGTGGCCGTGAAAATCATCAACAAGAAGAAGCTAAACGGAACAGGCCTCGCCGGAAACGTGAAACGTGAAATCACGATCATGAGCAAGCTCCACCACCCCAACATCGTGCGTCTCCACGAGGTTCTCGCCACCAAAAACAAAATCTTCTTCATCATGGACTTCATCCGCGGCGGAGAGCTCTTCGGGAAGATCTCGAAGGGTCGTTTCTCGGAGGATCTCAGCCGGAAGTACTTCCACCAGCTCATCTCCGCCGTCGGCTACTGCCACTCGCGCGGCGTCTTCCACCGCGACCTCAAGCCGGAGAACCTCCTCCTCGACGAGAACGGCGATTTACGGGTCACCGATTTCGGGTTGAGTGCCGTCAGGGACCAGATCCGACCCGACGGGTTGCTCCACACGCTTTGCGGAACCCCTGCCTACGTGGCACCCGAGATTTTAAGCAAAAAAG GTTATGATGGTGCCAAGATTGATATTTGGTCATGCGGTGTCGTTTTGTTCGTTCTCTCCGCGGGTTACTTACCGTTTAACGATCCAAACTTGATGGTAATGTATAAGAAGATTTACAAAGGAGAGTTCCGGTGCCCGCGATGGATGTCGCCGGAGCTCCGGCGCTTTTTGTCGAAGCTGCTAGATACCAACCCGGAAACGAGGATCACGGTGGACGGCATGCTCCGTGACCCATGGTTCAAAAAAGGGTACAAAGAGGTCAAATTTCACGAGGAGGATTTCATGTCCGGGTCGGGTATCGGGTACGGGCCGAAAGACGAGCGGATAATGAATTTGAACGCTTTTGACATAATAAGTTTCTCTGCGGGTTTGGATTTGTCGGGGCTGTTCGGGGAGTCCGTGGAGGGGGACCGGTTGGTGACGCGGGAGTCGCCGGAGAAGGTTCTGGAGATGGCGGAGGAGGTGGGGGCGGCAGCGGATATGGCGGTGCGGTGGAAGAAGGAGTGCGGGGTGGAGTTAGAAGATTTCAATGGAAGGTTCGGGTTTGAGGTGGAGGTTTACCGGCTCACGGCGGAGCTAACGGTTGTTGAAGCCTGGAAAAGGTGCGGCGACGGCGTGACTTTTAAAAGCGTGTGGGAGGAAAAGTTGAAGCCTTTGTTGGTCGGAGGTGCGACGACGTCTCATAACAGCGAAGAGGAACAACCACTACAACAACCTGAGTCGCAGCCGGTTGCCGGTGACTGA